The Orcinus orca chromosome 1, mOrcOrc1.1, whole genome shotgun sequence DNA window tttaccttccaatGGCTACAAACATCCCCTCAAAGTGAAGTCAGTTTCCCTCATATGAAGACATCATGCCAAAACCATCACATACCCCACTGTTCAGCGAAACTGTTGAAAACTTACAGGGAGCAGAGCTGTGGGGTAGGAAAAGGGGGAACAGGTTGGTCTGAAGAGAAAAGGGAGACTCTACACATGCAGAACAAGTCAGTGGAAGGGAGCTCTTTGCTGGGTCACTATGGTATGAATCATACCCCTGTACATGCTACATGAGGCTGAGTACCTTGGTACAATCACAAATAAACAGACAATTCAGTGACCCTGAGCATTCccagggaaaaagaaacaaacaaaaaaacagagaagcgAGGCAAGAAAGGACGGTGTGGCAACAGGCAGATCACAGAAACCAGGGAACATCAGTTTTGCAGACGGCGAAATGAGATCTAGAGGAGTGAGTGTCTGGACAAAAGCCACACAGTTGATGGCAGTCGGTATGAACTTCGTGTTTCTTTCTACTATGCCCAAGGAGAAAATCAGATGGATAAGAAATCGACAGAGCCAGGGGTCTCATTGTAGTTCTACTGTCTTTTGCGAAGAGTGCCCATGAGGTCTTAAGGCTTTCCCAGGTGTCTCCTGAACTCTCAAGAACCAGGGGGGGTCTTCTGGGTCTCTTCAGGGTGCCTGTGGCTCTGAGTCAGAGGGATCCAAAGAAACTGAGAGTCAGGCCAGCCGATCAGGACAGAAGATAATGGCCTCCAATCTGCTCCCAAACAATCCTGAAACAGTCACAATAAGCTCAGAGTAGAAATTTAGCAAACTGGGAATGAGACACCATCACCTAATTGGCGGCAGAAAGAGGAGTCATGGAGGTGAAAATCAACTAAAGGCTAAAAACTGGAAGAAGCTAAAAGTAGGTactgtgttcaataaatacttgaattaATAAGAGAATAAATGAACACTGGAGACAATGAATGTTTGGTTCCATAAGAAATACTGGTTCTGTTAAAAAGCCTGACTTAGGGCACTTTTGGGGTACACAGTCTTTCTGTGCCACTCTGCTGGAACTGTGTATGTTATCACATCATGACCCTGGCAAATGAAATAGAGGAGAGTCAGTGCAGATTTAAGgagttaaattaaataataaaatttgtttgATTGGTAGAGAttgtggggaaaagggagaatGCCAGCTCagctttcttttacttctttctccTCCTAGGTTTATGAGAACAGTATACCAGATCCTGGAACAATGAAGACAAAATTGCTGAAACATCTCAAAACATGCATTCAGGGTGGTTCAAGCAACCTCTttcacttccccctcccctcccaacaGTCATTTCTTGGACCGGGAGGCAGTGGTAGATTCTGACAGTGAGATCTGACTACATTTCTCAAAGATGACCTCGGCTGAGAATTTCGGCAGGCCCTGATCCAGAGGGCACTCATCCACCAGGCTGTTCATGGGTGTGGGGGGCAGTGGAGGCTCCTCCTCATCTTGACTCAGTCCAGGAATCAGGGAGTTACCTGCCCTGTCCAATTCCTTGTCTACCTGCTCCCTGGACACACCCTCTGTCTCAGGCTGTCCTGAAGGGATGTTTGTGGAGTCAAAATATGCTGACAGGGCTTCCTGGAGCAGAGGCAGAAGTTTCTTTCGAGAGACCTGGGTGTTGCCTTGAAGATACGCTTGGAGGTTAGGGTGGATGCTTGGGGCAGGGGTCAGCTTCAGGGACGGAGAGTGGGAGCGTTCTAGGACTCCACAGACCTAAAAAGGAGACAAGATGGGGAGGTGGTATATAAGGTGGTGAAGCAAAAAGCTGAGACTTCTAAGAGACTTCTCTTATagaggataaaaaatatatttttttaattaagtcatTAGGGTTGTTTTATTGCTTGCAACAAAGGCACATCAACTAATACACACAGTATTttagaaacagaagaaacatttgagatgatatattccattttattcataagtaaaccaaagcccagagagattaagtgccTTGAATGTAGATGATGGTAGAGTCTGAACCAGAACCTGGGACTCCCACCTCCTCGAATATTGTTATTTGCAAGGGTATTCCTGTGCTCAAAAACTTGAACTCTATCCTTAGCTGAGATGGGACAAGCATCTACTATATTGAGGTCAGGAGAAGAATACAGGCAGAAAGAATAAATAGATCAAGTTGGGGTGGGAAGTATGCCAAGCATCGTGCCACGTCTGgccattttcaaatattaatttcctcatttaatcctcacaactacctTACAGGTTGGTATTACTGTTACCCTCATttacaggtagggaaactgaggcttagattaGGTAACTTACCGAAGGtcaagttttttttgtttctgtttttttttaattttatttattttttatacagtaggttcttattaattatctattttatacatattagtgtatatatgtcaatcccaatctcccaattcatcccaccaccaccccgcccctgctgtacccccttggtgtccatacgtttgttctctacatctgtgtctctatttctgccttgcaaaccagttcatctgtaccatttttctagattacacatatatgtgttaacatatgatatttgtttttctctttctgacttacttcactctgaatgacagtctctaggtccatccacgtctctacaaatgacccagttttgttcctttttatggctgagtagtattccattgtatatatgtatcacatcttctgtatccattcatctgtcgatggacatttaggttgcttccatgacctggctattgtaaatagtgctgcagtgaacactggggtgcatgtgtctttttgaattatggttttctctgggtatatgcccagtagtgggattgctgggtcatatgttaattctatttttagtttttgaaggaatctccatactgttctccatagtggctgtatcaatttacattcccaccaacagtgtaggagggttaccttttctccacaccctctccagcatttgttgtttgtagattttctgatgatgcccattctaactggtgtgaggtgatacctcattgtagttttgatttgcatttctctaacgattagtgatgtcgagcagcttttcatgtgcctcttggccatctgtatgtcttctttggagaaatgtctatttaggtcttctgcccatttttggattgggttggttgttttttttaatattgagctgcatgagctgtttatatattttggagattaatcctttgtccattgattcgtttgcaaatattttctcccattctgagggttgtcttttcatcttgtttatagtttcctttgctgtgcaaaagcttttaagtttcattaggtcctatttctttatttttgtttttatttccattactctaggaggtgggtcaaaaaagatcttgctgtgatttatgtgtaagagtgtttttcctatgttttactctaagagttttatagtgtccagtcttacattcaggtctttaatacatttggagtttatttttgtgtatcatgctaggaagtgttctaatttcattgttttacatgtagctgtccagttttcccagcaccacttattgaagagactgtcttttctccattgtatacctgtgccccctttgtcatagattagttgaccgtaagTGCtcaggtttatctctgggatttctatcctgttccattgatctatatttgtttttgtgccagtaccatattgtcttgattactgtggctttgtagtatagtctgaagtcagtgagtctgattcctccagctccactttttttcctcaagattgctttggctattcagggtcttttgggtctccatacaagttttaagatttttttgttctagttctgtaaaaaatgtcattggtaatttgatagggattgcattgaatctgtagattgctttgggtagaatagtcattttcacaatattgattcttccaatccaagaacatggtataactctccatctgtttgtgtcattgttgatttctttcatcagtgtcttatagttttctgagtacaggtcttttccctcctcaggtaggtttattcctaggtattttattctttttgttgcaatggtgaatgggattgtttccttaatttctctttctgatctttcgttgttaatgtatagaaatgcaagagatttctgtgcattaattttgtatcctgcaactttatcaaattcattgattagctctagtagttttctggtggcatctttaggattttctatgtatagtatcatgtcatctgtaaacagtgacagttttacttcttttccaacttgtattccttttatttctttttcttctctgattgccatagctaggacttccaaaactatgttgaataatagtggcaagagtggacgtccttgtcttgttcctgatcttagaggaaatgcttccagtttttcaccattgagaatgatgtttgctgtgtgtctgtcatatatggcctttattatgttgaggtaggttccctctatgcccactttctggagagtttttttttttatcataaatgggtgttgaatttggtcaaaaaCTTTTcttccatctattgagatgatcgtatggtttttattcttcaatttgttaatatggtgtatcacattgattgatttgcatatactgaagaatccttgcatccctgggataaatcccacttgatcatggtgtatgagccttttaatgtgttgttggattctgtttgctaatattttgttgaggatttttgcatctatattcatcagtgatatttgtctgtaattttctttttttgtagtatctttgtctggttttggtatcagggtgacggtggcctcatagaatgagtttgggagtgttccttcctctgcaatgtttgggaagagtttgagaaggatgggtgttagttcttctctaaatgtttgacagaattcacctgtgaagtcgtctggtcctggactttcatttgttggaagatttgtaatcacagtttcaaactcattacttgtgattggtctgttcatattttctatttcttcctggttcagtctaggtaggttatacctttctaagaatttgtccatttcttccaggttgtccattttattggcacagagttgcttgttgtagtctcttacgatgctttgtatttctgcgatgtccgctgtaacttctcctttttcatttctaattgtattttattttttaaaaatttatttattttatttatttatttttggctgcgttgggtcttcattgctgcatgtgggctttctctagttgtggcacgtgggggctactcttcgttgtggtgcacgggcttctcattgtggtggcttctcttgttgcagagcacaggctctaggcgtgttggcttcagtagttgtggcacatgggttcagtagttgtggcttgtggcctctagagcacaggctcagcagttgtggtgcacgggcttagctgttctgtggcatgtgggatcttcctggagcagggatcaaaccctgcactggcagatggattctttttttgttttttatttacttattttttcttattagtcatccattttatacacatcagtgtatacatgttgaTCCCAATTTTCCAATTCACCACAACACAACTCCCACCCACcactgctttcccctcttggtgtccacacgttttttctctacttctgtgtctcaatttctgctctgcaaaccagttcatctgtaccattttctaggttccacatatgtgcgttaatatacaatatttgtttttctctttctgacttacttcactctgtatgacagtctccagatgcatctacgtctctacaaatgacccaatttcattcctttttatggctgagcaatattccattgtatatatgtaccacatcttctttatccattcgtctgtcgatgggcatttatggcaggtggattcttaaccactgctccaccagggaagtccctcatttctaattttattgagtcctctccctctttttcttgatgagtctggctaaaggcttatcaattttgtttattttctcaaagaaccaacttttagttttattgacctttgctattgttttctttgtttctatttcattcatttctgctctgatctttttctttccttctactaactttgggttttgtttgttcttctttctctcctttatgtgtaagtttagattgcttacttgagatttttcttgtttcttgaggtaggattgtattgctataaacctccctcttagaactgcttttgctgcatcccacaggttttggatcgtcatgttttcattgtcatttgtctctaggtattttttgatttcctccttgatttcttcagtgatctcttggttatttagtaacgtattgttaagcctccatgtgtttgtgttttttacgtttttttccctgtaacttatttctaatgtcatagtgttgtggttggaaaagatgcttgatatgatttcaattttcttaaatttactgaggcttgatttgtaacccaaggtgtgatctatcctggagaatgttctgtgtgcacttgagaagaaagtgtaatcttgctgttttcggatggaatgtcctataaatatcaattaaatctatctggtctattgtgtcatttaaagctgtgtttccttattaattttcttttttttttttttttttgctgtatgcgggcctctcactgttgtggcctctcccgttgcggagcagaggctctggatgcgcagtctcagcggccatggctcatgggcccagccactccacggcatgtggtatcttcccagaccggggcacgaacccgtgtcccctgcatcggcaggcggactctcaaccactgcgccaccagggaagcccccttattaattttctgtctggatgatctgtccattggtgtaaggaAGGTGTTAAAGTCGCCCACTATTATAGTGTTACtgtagattttctcttttatagctgttagcatttgccttatgtatttaggtgctcctatgtcgggtgcatatatatttataattgttatatcttcgtcttagattgatcccttgatcattatgtagtgtccttccttgtctcttgtaacagtctttattttaaagtctattttatctgatatgagtattgctactctagttttcctttaatttccatttgcacggaatatcttttttccatcccctcactttcagtctgtacgtgtccctaggtctgaaatgggtctcttgtagacagcatatatatgggtcttgtttttgtatcaattcagcaagcctgtgtcttttggctggagcatttaatccattcacatttaaggtaattatctatatgtatgttcctattaccattttcttaattgttttgggtttgtttctgtaggtccttttcttctcttgtgtttcccacttagagaaattcctttggcatttgttgtagagctggtttggtggtgctgaattctcttagcttttgcttgtctgtaaagcttttgatttctccatcaaatttgaatgagatccttgccggatagagtaatcttggttgtaggttcttccctttcatcattttaaatacatcgtgccactcccttgtggcttgtggagtttctgctgagaaatcagctgttaagcttacgggagttcccttgtatgttatttgtcatttttccctcgttgcatttaatagtttttctttgtctttaattgttGTCAGTTTGCTTACTATGTGTCGCCAAAGGTCAAGTTTGATGAAACAAAGCTGAtacttgaactcaggtctgtcaTCAGAGCTGGTGTTCTAAATTACTATATTATACTATTTCTAacacaggaggaagagaggaaatggtAGGGCAGACCGTGAAAAGAGGACTACCATTTTCCagcagagaggcagcctgggCAATGGTAGAGTTGTCAGATACCTACAGAGTTCCAGAGGGACCAtggcagggagaaggaggggagatTTAGGAAGGTGGGGAGAGGTACTTTGTATGGTAAAGCACCCTTTCCTTCATGACATGATTAGTAAGAGAGCATTGTGCCTAGCAATGAACCTTACATATAATATTATGTTTAATGATTACATCACACTAATTAGTAGGTGGTAATATGACATTTACAGAATCAGAAGTCAACTGACTTGCCTTTGGTCAAAGAGCAAGTAAGTGGCAAATCTGGGACAGAAAAGCCTATATATCTGCCTTTAAAGGCTGTAGTTCTTTCCACAATGCCAAACTACTTTCCACTGAATGAAATTACATttgcttcctggaggagaagaTAAAGACAAAGAGAGGTGGGAAGGGGCAGACATGCCTTTCATGCACAAAAAAGATTATCCAGCTGTATTCAGACCAGTCTTCAGCAGTCCTCGCTGCTAAGAAATCCAAAGAATCCCTGGACTGCCTTAAGTCCACTTTTAAATTCTTTCCTGGGCCTATCAGTAActaacagaggaaaagaaaggggaggaggtgggaaaggTGGCTAAATGGAAGatcagggaaaaaaaccaaacctgcTCCTAGACCACTTCTCTATAGAGTTAGCACAAACTGCTTAAGTAGTAGAAAAGGTTTCTCGTCTGTTTCCAATTTTCAAGGCAATAaggtaaaaagaaaggaattgatTTTCAGGGGTGAGGAATTAATGCTTAAACCAAGAATCTAGTTTTAACTACAGATTTATAACACGTTCTTTTaacctgatttcaattccttctAAGTAGGAATTGTGTCTCTAATTCTCTTTGGAATCTCCCTTTCTCAACAAGAGTATGATTAAGGATATTCACACatagagagaatggaaaaaagcGGGTAGTGGCGATTCTGGAAACAGATCAAGGACCTCTGGATAAATACAAGAATGAAGGAGAGGTCTTTACAGCACAGGATAGTGCGTACAGGCAGAACTCTGTAGGGTCCTCAGGCTGGAGAAGGGACAGGGACTCACCGTCACTCGGAGTGCTGTGTGGGGACAGAAAACTGCCAACTGCCGCACTGGCTCATTGCAAGTGTTGAAAAAGATAGTCATGGCGACCAGGGCATCATAGCTGTGAGCCTGGCAGAAGGCATGGAGATCTGCAATGAGGCCAGACCTCTGCAGAAAGGCCTAAAACAGAAGAAATGGACAGGGATGAGGGCTGCCACTGGATCCTCATTATCACCCTCAACAGAAGATGCTTATGAAGGGTTT harbors:
- the PRUNE1 gene encoding exopolyphosphatase PRUNE1 isoform X7, with translation MDPKIGKATLKDNQYVENLEALFPNLPKRNDIFDSLQKAKFDVSGLTTEQMLRKDQKTVSRQGTKVAISAIYMDLEAFLQRSGLIADLHAFCQAHSYDALVAMTIFFNTCNEPVRQLAVFCPHTALRVTVCGVLERSHSPSLKLTPAPSIHPNLQAYLQGNTQVSRKKLLPLLQEALSAYFDSTNIPSGQPETEGVSREQVDKELDRAGNSLIPGLSQDEEEPPLPPTPMNSLVDECPLDQGLPKFSAEVIFEKCSQISLSESTTASRSKK
- the PRUNE1 gene encoding exopolyphosphatase PRUNE1 isoform X6 is translated as MRLTSMHCSRLASSPSSLLTIMSYPRTIILDCVNMDPKIGKATLKDNQYVENLEALFPNLPKRNDIFDSLQKAKFDVSGLTTEQMLRKDQKTVSRQGTKVAISAIYMDLEAFLQRSGLIADLHAFCQAHSYDALVAMTIFFNTCNEPVRQLAVFCPHTALRVTVCGVLERSHSPSLKLTPAPSIHPNLQAYLQGNTQVSRKKLLPLLQEALSAYFDSTNIPSGQPETEGVSREQVDKELDRAGNSLIPGLSQDEEEPPLPPTPMNSLVDECPLDQGLPKFSAEVIFEKCSQISLSESTTASRSKK